A genomic window from Salvia hispanica cultivar TCC Black 2014 chromosome 5, UniMelb_Shisp_WGS_1.0, whole genome shotgun sequence includes:
- the LOC125187395 gene encoding type III polyketide synthase B-like encodes MGSGELCKKFDSKKAIILGLGKALPHQLVLQDFLVDAYFKITNRHDPDLKQKLVRLCKTTSVKTRYVVMSEEILAQYPELAMEGVPTVTQRLDICNSAVTEMAIAASKSCIEKWGGAASDITHLVYVSSSEARLPGGDLFLAKGLGLRPDTQRVMLYFSGCSGGVAGLRVAKDIAENNPGSRVLLATSETTIIGYRPPNADRPYDLVGVALFGDGAGAVIIGTNPCVGSETPLFELHSSLQRFLPDTEKIIDGRLTEEGISFRLDRELPQIIEDNVQGFCDELMGVSKVKMDYNKLFWAVHPGGPAILNRMEKKLALLPGKLSASRKALADYGNASSNTIVYVLEYVLEEAKRRGEKEGEEQWGLILAFGPGITFEGILARSLTI; translated from the exons aTGGGAAGTGGTGAATTGTGTAAGAAATTTGATTCAAAAAAGGCCATAATTCTTGGTCTAGGCAAAGCCTTGCCTCACCAGCTAGTGCTTCAAGATTTCTTGGTCGATGCCTACTTCAAAATCACCAATCGCCACGATCCTGATCTCAAGCAGAAGCTTGTCCGCCTTT GCAAGACGACCTCGGTGAAGACGAGGTACGTGGTGATGTCGGAGGAGATCCTAGCGCAGTATCCCGAGCTGGCCATGGAAGGGGTTCCGACGGTGACGCAGCGCCTCGACATCTGCAACTCGGCCGTCACAGAGATGGCCATCGCTGCCTCCAAGTCTTGCATCGAGAAATGGGGCGGGGCGGCCTCTGACATCACCCACTTGGTCTACGTGTCCTCCAGCGAGGCCCGTTTGCCAGGTGGAGATCTCTTCCTGGCAAAGGGGCTGGGCCTCAGGCCCGACACCCAACGAGTCATGCTCTACTTCTCAGGCTGCTCTGGTGGGGTGGCGGGCCTGAGGGTGGCCAAGGATATCGCGGAGAACAATCCGGGTAGCCGTGTGCTCTTAGCAACCTCTGAGACCACCATCATAGGCTATCGGCCCCCTAATGCCGATAGGCCTTATGACTTAGTGGGAGTTGCTCTGTTTGGGGACGGAGCCGGAGCTGTCATAATAGGGACCAACCCTTGTGTGGGGAGTGAGACACCGTTGTTCGAGTTGCATTCGTCGTTGCAGCGCTTCTTGCCCGATACAGAGAAGATAATAGATGGGAGGCTAACAGAGGAAGGGATAAGCTTTAGGCTAGACAGGGAGCTGCCCCAAATCATTGAGGACAATGTGCAAGGTTTTTGTGATGAGTTGATGGGAGTCTCTAAGGTTAAAATGGactataataaattgttttgggCCGTTCACCCCGGGGGCCCGGCTATTTTGAACCGGATGGAGAAAAAATTGGCGTTGTTGCCGGGGAAGTTGAGTGCTAGCAGGAAGGCATTGGCCGATTACGGCAATGCCAGTAGCAACACAATCGTTTACGTGTTGGAGTACGTTCTAGAGGAGGCGAAGCGACGGGGCGAGAAGGAGGGAGAAGAGCAGTGGGGATTGATCCTTGCGTTTGGGCCCGGCATCACCTTTGAAGGGATCCTTGCTAGGAGTCTCACTATAtga
- the LOC125187328 gene encoding pentatricopeptide repeat-containing protein At1g09220, mitochondrial: MSNRQNQYNSLLSLLHKHSRRRRGIQQIHCHLLLTKPLVNSIISLLVLWNSIIKHYALTRFPQDALSLFKHLRNQRSPFPFDSITYSYLIKACANMKRTDVGSQLQSLSTKAGFDSNVHVQTALVNMYADSRYLVEAKKVFDGMPDRNMVTWNVLLTGFVKWGEIAAARAIFDAMPEKNVVSWTGLIDGYTRANRFHEALHLFRMMVAHEGIQPTEVTLLAVFPSIWNVGSLEFCQMIHGYGEKSGLNVLDVRVVNCLIDAYSRSGSIGSAWRIFEEVDDERKNLVSWTSMISAFAMHGMAGEASDCYEKMESKGVVPNSITFLSVMSGCSHGGLVAEGLEYYRKMVDDYGIIPEIKHYGALIDMLGRAGRLEEAEKIALGVAMDETGRVGVWRTLLGACSFHGDVEMGERVARRIMEIERRYGGDYVLMSNIFSAAGRFGDSERVRKMMDARNASKLAGITLSTCRHF, from the coding sequence ATGTCGAATAGGCAAAACCAGTACAACAGTCTTCTCTCCCTGCTCCACAAGCACAGTCGTCGCCGCCGCGGCATTCAGCAAATCCACTGCCACCTTCTCCTCACAAAGCCGCTCGTCAACAGCATAATTAGCCTTCTTGTTCTTTGGAACTCCATAATCAAGCACTACGCACTCACTAGATTCCCACAAgatgctctctctctcttcaaacATCTCCGCAATCAAAGGAGCCCCTTTCCCTTCGATAGTATCACCTACTCCTATCTCATCAAAGCATGCGCGAATATGAAGAGAACAGATGTTGGGAGCCAGCTCCAATCCCTGAGCACTAAAGCAGGGTTTGATAGCAACGTCCATGTGCAGACCGCGTTGGTGAACATGTATGCTGATTCTAGGTATTTGGTTGAGGCAAAGAAGGTGTTCGATGGAATGCCTGACAGGAATATGGTGACTTGGAATGTTTTGCTGACCGGGTTTGTTAAATGGGGTGAGATTGCAGCTGCAAGGGCTATTTTTGACGCCATGCCAGAGAAGAATGTGGTTTCGTGGACCGGGCTCATCGACGGGTACACCCGCGCGAACCGGTTTCACGAGGCCTTACATTTGTTTCGGATGATGGTTGCGCACGAAGGGATCCAACCCACGGAGGTGACTCTCCTCGCGGTTTTCCCATCCATATGGAACGTAGGGTCGCTCGAGTTTTGCCAGATGATTCATGGCTACGGAGAGAAAAGTGGACTAAATGTGTTGGATGTTCGGGTTGTGAATTGCCTGATCGATGCATACTCGAGGAGCGGTAGCATAGGAAGCGCGTGGCGGATATTCGAGGAAGTTGATGATGAGAGGAAGAATTTGGTTTCTTGGACTTCAATGATATCTGCCTTTGCAATGCATGGAATGGCTGGAGAAGCTTCTGATTGCTACGAGAAGATGGAGAGCAAGGGTGTCGTGCCTAACTCGATCACGTTTCTTAGCGTGATGAGCGGTTGCAGTCATGGCGGATTGGTGGCCGAGGGGCTTGAGTACTACAGGAAAATGGTCGATGATTATGGGATTATACCCGAAATCAAGCATTACGGAGCTTTGATCGACATGTTGGGGAGGGCGGGGAGATTGGAGGAAGCGGAGAAGATAGCCCTAGGCGTCGCCATGGATGAGACGGGTAGAGTTGGGGTGTGGAGGACGCTTTTGGGTGCGTGCAGCTTCCATGGCGACGTTGAGATGGGGGAGAGAGTGGCGAGGAGGATAATGGAGATCGAGAGGAGATACGGCGGCGATTATGTGCTTATGTCAAACATCTTCTCTGCAGCAGGTAGGTTTGGAGATTCTGAGAGAGTTAGGAAGATGATGGATGCTAGAAATGCCTCAAAACTTGCTGGgattactctctccacttgcAGACATTTTTGA
- the LOC125187397 gene encoding snakin-2-like, which produces MAIPKFLVASIFLALLAVHGVQALQSNQVTSKVAPEDASSSKIDCKSACAERCKLSSRPNLCKRACGTCCARCNCVPPGTYGNYDACPCYASLTTHGNKRKCP; this is translated from the exons ATGGCAATTCCCAAATTTCTTGTAGCTTCAATCTTTCTTGCTCTTCTAGCAGTCCATGGAGTCCAAGCACTCCAATCCAATCAAGTG ACTAGCAAAGTTGCACCAGAAGATGCATCTTCCTCAAAAATTG ATTGCAAGAGTGCTTGTGCAGAGAGATGCAAGCTATCAAGCAGGCCAAATCTATGCAAGAGGGCGTGCGGAACTTGTTGCGCCCGGTGCAACTGCGTGCCTCCGGGCACATACGGGAACTACGACGCCTGCCCGTGCTACGCTTCATTGACCACTCACGGCAACAAGCGCAAGTGCCCTTAA
- the LOC125187455 gene encoding pentatricopeptide repeat-containing protein At1g09820-like — MFRLFSQPCLFLHTLADPNFQSRIASTISRQKWSELKPIIQSSTHADFLHQLLQFNNFDTDLVVSFFKWSQKRCEAAFSIEDHVRLFILLANEKKYPKLRSLLHMFPKQAEALSISTFCHSLLTISDNACANIVVFDMLISALVSNGKVDLAFEGFMRAGDYGFKLSVRSCNLLLAALVKDGRTGNVEFAYKEMVRRRIGMDLITFNTVVCGLCKAGKLNKARDVVEDMSINGVAPNVVTYNTLIDGYCKRGGEGRMYKADALLKNMVEKGISPSVITYNILIDGFCKDGNVAAGIRIIKEMKDQGVRPSVLTYNSLINGLCGDAKVDEALSLRDEMVTVGVEPNIVTHSTLINGYSKNNMLKEARDLFDNIISQGIALNVLTFNALINAYCRAGELEEAVAIFNLMLDNKVSPSVSTYNCLVGACYRNGQMEAGHKLLSEMEEKGLRYDVVTYNVRIDAMCKSGETRKAVRLVDEMCKRGLNPSHVTYNTLMDGYCKQGSLKAALGVKKRMEKEGKRPNVVTYNVLIKGFSQRGKLEEANRFLNEMLEKGLVPNRITYDVIKEEMMEKGFVPDIDGHLYSDLVAADSP; from the coding sequence ATGTTCCGCCTCTTTTCACAGCCATGTCTCTTCCTTCATACACTTGCTGATCCGAATTTCCAGTCCCGAATTGCATCCACCATCTCCCGCCAAAAGTGGTCGGAGCTCAAACCAATTATTCAATCCTCCACTCATGCCGATTTCTTACACCAGCTCttacaattcaataatttcgACACCGACCTCGTTGTATCCTTCTTTAAATGGTCACAAAAGAGATGCGAGGCCGCCTTCTCTATTGAGGATCACGTTAGACTTTTTATCTTGCTAGCGAATGAGAAGAAGTACCCCAAGCTTCGGTCTTTACTCCACATGTTTCCGAAACAAGCAGAAGCCCTTTCAATCTCCACGTTTTGTCACTCCCTTTTGACTATCAGTGATAACGCGTGCGCAAATATAGTTGTATTTGATATGCTGATATCGGCTCTTGTGAGCAATGGGAAGGTTGATTTAGCATTTGAGGGTTTCATGCGGGCTGGGGATTATGGGTTTAAGCTTTCTGTGCGTTCGTGTAATTTGCTGTTGGCTGCGCTGGTGAAAGATGGTAGGACTGGAAATGTGGAGTTTGCATATAAGGAGATGGTTAGGAGGAGGATTGGGATGGATTTGATCACGTTTAACACGGTAGTTTGTGGGCTTTGCAAGGCTGGAAAGTTGAACAAGGCGCGTGATGTCGTGGAGGATATGAGTATTAATGGTGTGGCACCCAATGTGGTTACTTACAACACTTTGATTGATGGCTACTGCAAGAGGGGCGGTGAGGGGAGAATGTACAAAGCTGATGCACTGTTGAAGAATATGGTGGAGAAGGGGATTTCTCCGAGTGTAATCACGTATAACATTCTTATTGACGGATTTTGCAAGGATGGCAATGTGGCTGCCGGTATAAGGATTATCAAGGAAATGAAAGACCAGGGTGTGAGACCAAGTGTGCTCACGTATAACTCGTTGATTAATGGCCTCTGTGGTGATGCAAAAGTCGATGAGGCATTGAgtttaagggatgagatggtgACAGTAGGTGTGGAGCCAAACATTGTTACTCATTCCACATTAATCAATGGATATTCGAAGAATAATATGTTGAAGGAAGCCAGGGACTTGTTCGATAATATCATAAGCCAAGGGATTGCATTGAACGTACTGACATTCAACGCTTTGATAAATGCGTACTGCAGAGCGGGTGAATTGGAAGAAGCAGTAGCTATATTCAATCTTATGTTGGACAACAAGGTTTCTCCCAGTGTATCAACGTACAATTGTTTGGTCGGTGCTTGTTATCGCAATGGACAGATGGAAGCAGGGCATAAGCTTCTGAGTGAGATGGAGGAGAAGGGGTTGAGATATGATGTAGTTACCTATAATGTTAGAATAGACGCAATGTGCAAGAGTGGTGAAACCAGGAAGGCGGTTAGGTTAGTGGATGAAATGTGTAAAAGGGGTCTGAATCCGAGCCATGTTACGTACAATACTTTGATGGATGGTTACTGCAAGCAGGGAAGCCTGAAGGCAGCTTTGGGGGTGAAGAAAAGAATGGAGAAAGAAGGGAAGCGGCCAAATGTTGTGACATATAACGTGCTGATTAAAGGTTTTTCGCAGAGGGGGAAGCTTGAAGAGGCGAATAGATTTCTTAATGAGATGCTGGAGAAAGGATTGGTACCAAACAGGATTACTTATGATGTGATTAAGGAGGAAATGATGGAAAAGGGATTTGTTCCGGACATAGATGGTCATCTTTATAGTGATTTGGTAGCTGCAGATTCCCCTTGA
- the LOC125190303 gene encoding 30S ribosomal protein S31, mitochondrial yields MAMIQSFKAAASRIVSAAEHRIAFSSLASSISAPPGDAVVCGRGDKKTKKGKRFKGSFGNSRPKKEKKIERIKDKIEVPRSTPWPLPFKLI; encoded by the coding sequence ATGGCGATGATACAGTCGTTCAAAGCGGCAGCGAGTCGAATTGTGTCGGCCGCTGAGCACCGGATTGCATTTTCCTCCCTCGCGTCGTCCATATCGGCGCCGCCGGGGGATGCGGTCGTGTGCGGCCGAGGAGACAAGAAGACGAAGAAAGGAAAGCGATTCAAAGGCTCGTTCGGAAACAGCAGGCCgaaaaaggagaagaaaatcGAGAGGATCAAGGATAAGATCGAGGTGCCGAGGTCCACTCCTTGGCCTCTCCCTTTCAAGCTCATCTAG
- the LOC125186953 gene encoding ER lumen protein-retaining receptor erd-2.2-like produces the protein MRPPKRPIQSVTAWVRRQPPKVKAFLAVITGMAVLIVLRAIVNDHDNLFVAAEAVHSVGISVLIYKLMKEKTCAGISLKSQELTAIFLAVRLYCSFVMEYDIHTVLDLATLATTLWVIYMIRFKLKSSYMEDKDNFLLYYVLAPCAVLALVIHPTTSHHLINRIFWAFCVYLEAVSVLPQLRVMQNTKIVEPFTAHYVFALGVARFLSCAHWVLQVLDSRGHLLVALGYGLWPSMVLISEIVQTFILADFCYYYIESVFGGQLVLRLPSGVV, from the exons ATGAGGCCCCCGAAGAGGCCGATCCAGTCCGTAACGGCGTGGGTGCGGCGGCAGCCGCCCAAGGTGAAGGCGTTCCTCGCTGTAATCACCGGCATGGCCGTGCTCATTGTCCTCCGCGCCATTGTCAACGATCACGACAACCTTTTTGTCGCCGCGGAAGCTGTGCACTCGGTTGGAATTTCCGTTCTTATCTATAAATTGATGAAGGAGAAGACTTGCGCTG GGATTTCACTCAAATCACAGGAGCTAACAGCAATCTTTTTGGCTGTTAGATTGTATTGCAGCTTTGTCATGGAATATGACATACATACTGTGCTCGACCTGGCTACGCTGGCTACTACCTTGTGGGTTATTTATATGATCAGATTTAAATTGAAGTCAAGTTATATGGAAGATAAAGACAATTTTTTGCTATACTATGTG CTGGCCCCTTGTGCTGTTTTAGCTTTAGTAATTCACCCAACTACATCACACCACCTCATTAACAGGATTTTCTGGGCCTTCTGTGTCTATCTGGAAGCTGTTTCCGTGTTACCACAGCTACGTGTCATGCAAAACACAAAG ATTGTTGAACCCTTTACTGCTCATTATGTTTTTGCATTGGGTGTTGCGAGGTTCTTGAGCTGTGCTCACTGGGTCCTTCAG GTTTTGGACAGTCGAGGTCATCTCCTCGTGGCACTGGGTTACGGCCTTTGGCCATCAATGGTTCTTATTTCTGAAATTGTTCAAACTTTCATTCTTGCCGACTTTTGCTATTACTATATCGAAAG CGTTTTCGGTGGTCAGCTCGTGTTACGCCTTCCTTCTGGAGTGGTCTAA